Within the Pirellulales bacterium genome, the region CAGCTCTTTGCCAGTTCGGACGCCGACGCCTTGCTTCAGGCATTGCGGCATCTGAATCTCGAAAGCATCCTTCTGCCGGTGCTCTTTCAACTGGCGATCATCGTGCTCGCCGCCCGCCTCTTTTTCGTGCTGTTTCGCAAGTTGCGGCAGCCGGGCGTGGTCGGGGAGATTGTGGCCGGATTGGTCCTCGGTCCATCGGTGCTCGGCTATTTTTGGCCGGGTGCGGAGGCGGCCATTTTCCATCCGAAGGTCGCGGGAGTCGATCCCCAGATCTTCGATATCGTCTTGCAGCAGACATTTTCGATGATGGCTCAATTGGGGCTGATCTTCCTCCTGTTTTTGATTGGCCTGGGCTTCGATTTCAGTCATTTACGGCGGCAGGGGCGGGCGGCGGCGGCAATTTCGGCGGCCGGAGTAGCACTGCCGTTTCTCTTGGGCCTGGCGCTCGTGCCGCTGCTCATGCCGCACCTCGAACTGCATCCGGAGGGCGGGCCGGTTCCTCCGCTTGGCTTAGCGCTTTTTCTCGGGACGGCGTTATCGATCACGGCAGTCCCCGTGCTCGGGCGGATCATGATCGAATTGGGCATCACACGAACGCAGCTCGGCGCCGTCACGATCTCCGCCGCCGCGATCGATGACGCCGGCGGGTGGATTCTGCTTTCCACCGTGGCGGCGATCGTGGCGGGACGGTTCGAGATCGGCAGCGTCCTGCTGCGCGTCGGATTAACGGCTGGTTTCGCGATCGCGATGGTATTCGTCGCCCGGCCGCTGTTGTTGAAGTGGACTGCCGGCGCCATGCGTCGCGGCGGCGGCGATCTCGGCCTCAACGATTTGGCCCTGCTCATCGTCCTGATCCTCCTGGCATCGCTGGCCACCAGCTTGATCGGAATCTCGGCCGTGTTCGGGGCGTTTTTCGCGGGGGCGGTCCTGTCGAGCGACGAGCCATTCCGCGAGGCGGTAACTCGCCGGCTCAGCGATTTCATGACGGTCTTCTTCTTGCCGATCTTTTTCACTTATACGGGGCTGCGGACCGACATCGGCTCTCTGCATTCACTTTGGATGTGGATGCTGTGCTTGCTGGTGATCGCCGCGGCAGTCGTCGGCAAGCTCGTCGGCTGCGGCCTGGCGGCACGGTTGAGCGGGTTCTCGGCCCGCGAGTCGGGCTGCATTGGCGCGATGATGAATGCCCGCGGTTTGGTCGAGTTGATCGTGATCAACCTGGGCTACGAAATGCGTGTGATCCCCAAGAGCGTTTTCTGCATGTTGGTGCTGATGGCGGTCGTGACCACAATAATGACCACTCCGATCTTGCTGCGGCTGATGCGCGGGACCGAGTTGGAGCCGTACATCCTGCGCTCGGGATTCCTGGCGAAGACGGTCGCATCGCCAGAGGAGCGCGCCCCACATACTCCCTCTCCCTCTGGGAGAGGGCCGGGGTGAGGGGATGCACCGCCGGCCCTTAAGCAAACCTAAATCAAATGTGCCCTCGCACGGCCGAAGGACACTTCCCCTCACCCAACCTCTCCCAGAGGGAGAGGAGTTCGAACAACGCTCCTTAGCGCGAAGTGAAGGTGCTCGGCGTCACGCCGGATGGTCACGGATTGAGCGCCGCGAGCATCTCCGCGGCGAAGTTGCCGACATCGGCGAGCACCTCGTCGCGCGGCTTGCTCTCGGCCTCGGCAATGCGGCGGACGATCGCCGAACCGATGATCAATCCGTCCGCCACCGGGGCCAGCGTGCGAACGTGCTCCGGACGGCTGATCCCGAAGCCGATACAGATCGGCAGCGGCGTTTGCAGCCGCAGCCAGTTGACGTTGTCGATTAGATCGGGCGGCAACTGGCCGCGCTCGCCGGTGATTCCGGTGACGGAAACATAGTACAAGAAACCGGTGGACGACTCCGCAATCCGCAGCGCCCGCTCGCGCGGCGTCGTCGGCGTGACAAGCTGAATCAAGCTGAAACCTGCCGCGCGGCAGATGCGCGCCAGTGCCGCCGATTCCTCGACGGGCAGATCGGGAACGATTGCCCCGGCGATCCCCGCCCCACCAGCGTCCTTCACATATCGCTCCAATCCGTGGCGATAGATGATCGCATAGCTCAGCATCGTCACCAGCGGCGCCGTGAGCGCCGGCGTGACGCCGTGGGCCATACTCAGAATCTGGGCCAGCTTGACCTTATGGGCGAGGGCTCGGGTGTAAGACGCCTGAATCACCGGCCCATCCGCGATCGGATCGCTATAGGGGATGCCCAGCTCGCAAAGATGGCAGCCTCGCCCGACCAGCTCGCGCAGCAGGGCAGCCGAAAACTCGAGATCGGGATCGCCGGCCGTGATGAACGGCATCAGCGCTTTGCGACCTTCGGCTCGAAGCTGGCGAAACAGCGCATCGATCATAATTGTAGTAGGCACGCTCCGCGTGCCGTAACCGCCGCGGCACACGGAGTGTGCCTGCTACTTCAGTGAATGAGAGCTAATAGGAAACTCCGCGCAACCGCGCGATCTCCGCGGCGTCTTTGTCACCACGGCCGGAGAGACAGACGACAATCACATGATCTTTCGGCCGCTCGGTAGCGAGCCGCGCCGCCTCCGCCACCCCGTGCGAGCTTTCCAGGGCCGGCAGTATTCCCTCCTTGCTGGCGACCAAATCGAACGCCGCCAAAGCGTCCACGTCGCGGCAGCTTGTGTACCGCACTCGGCCCGTGTCTTTCCAATAGCTATGTTCCGGTCCGACTCCCGGATAGTCCAATCCGGCGGAGATGGAATGCACGTCGCAGGTTTGCCCGTCTTCGTCTTGCAACACATAGCTGAAGCTGCCGTGCAGCACGCCGGGGGATCCAAACGACAGGGGCGCGGCATGATCGCCGGACCGGTCCGAGCGGCCACCCGCCTCGACTCCCACAAGCTCGACCCCCGGCACTTCGATGAACGGATAAAACATCCCGGCGGCGTTGCTCCCGCCTCCGACCGACGCCACGACGAGATTTGGCATCCGCCCAAGCTGGGCGCGGCATTGATCGATCGTCTCCTCGCCGATCACCGATTGGAAATCGCGGACAATCCGCGGGAACGGGTGCGGGCCGACCACCGAGCCAAGGATATAATGAGTGGTTTCGACCGAACTCATCCAATCGCGCATGGCTTCGTTGATCG harbors:
- the trpA gene encoding tryptophan synthase subunit alpha, producing the protein MIDALFRQLRAEGRKALMPFITAGDPDLEFSAALLRELVGRGCHLCELGIPYSDPIADGPVIQASYTRALAHKVKLAQILSMAHGVTPALTAPLVTMLSYAIIYRHGLERYVKDAGGAGIAGAIVPDLPVEESAALARICRAAGFSLIQLVTPTTPRERALRIAESSTGFLYYVSVTGITGERGQLPPDLIDNVNWLRLQTPLPICIGFGISRPEHVRTLAPVADGLIIGSAIVRRIAEAESKPRDEVLADVGNFAAEMLAALNP
- a CDS encoding cation:proton antiporter, which encodes MTEIQLFASSDADALLQALRHLNLESILLPVLFQLAIIVLAARLFFVLFRKLRQPGVVGEIVAGLVLGPSVLGYFWPGAEAAIFHPKVAGVDPQIFDIVLQQTFSMMAQLGLIFLLFLIGLGFDFSHLRRQGRAAAAISAAGVALPFLLGLALVPLLMPHLELHPEGGPVPPLGLALFLGTALSITAVPVLGRIMIELGITRTQLGAVTISAAAIDDAGGWILLSTVAAIVAGRFEIGSVLLRVGLTAGFAIAMVFVARPLLLKWTAGAMRRGGGDLGLNDLALLIVLILLASLATSLIGISAVFGAFFAGAVLSSDEPFREAVTRRLSDFMTVFFLPIFFTYTGLRTDIGSLHSLWMWMLCLLVIAAAVVGKLVGCGLAARLSGFSARESGCIGAMMNARGLVELIVINLGYEMRVIPKSVFCMLVLMAVVTTIMTTPILLRLMRGTELEPYILRSGFLAKTVASPEERAPHTPSPSGRGPG
- the trpB gene encoding tryptophan synthase subunit beta, whose amino-acid sequence is MPAARHVPTEAGRFGDYGGRFVPETLTRALDELAAQYEAARGDERFRNELKRLLRHYVGRPSPLYHAERLSEHCGGAQIYLKREDLNHTGAHKINNTLGQALLTVRMGKRRVIAETGAGQHGVATATACARFGLQCVVYMGEEDIRRQKPNVFSMKLLGAEVRPVTSGSRTLRDAINEAMRDWMSSVETTHYILGSVVGPHPFPRIVRDFQSVIGEETIDQCRAQLGRMPNLVVASVGGGSNAAGMFYPFIEVPGVELVGVEAGGRSDRSGDHAAPLSFGSPGVLHGSFSYVLQDEDGQTCDVHSISAGLDYPGVGPEHSYWKDTGRVRYTSCRDVDALAAFDLVASKEGILPALESSHGVAEAARLATERPKDHVIVVCLSGRGDKDAAEIARLRGVSY